In Phycisphaerae bacterium RAS1, the genomic window CCGAGCCGATGTCCAGGCCCATCTCTCGGAAGCGGTCATAGGCCAATCGATCGTCCTGGTTCTCGATGTAGGTGATCAGGGCTTGTAACGCCGCCCGCTTGTTCTTGGCGCGCGTGCCGCAGCGCTCGGCCTTCAACTGGTCGAGAATCGCGCGCACCTGCCCGTCCCACAGCAGCGTTTCGATCGATTTCACCCAGCTCGCCGTTTCCGGCGTTTGCTCGCCCCCCAGGGCCCGCCCGCAGGTCCACACGTGCTCCATCGCGTGATACCAGTCCACGATGCAGACCGCCTCTTTCAACAACCCGCCGATGTGCTCCCAGATCCACCGCGCCCCGTCGCCCAGCAGCACCACGCGCCGGGCCCGCTCCAGGCCGCAGCGACAGGCCAATTCCCAGACAAACGACACGAACGCCGCCGCGCCTTCAAACCGCACCCCGTAGCGCACTTCGCGATCCACGCCGGCGGGCTGGCCGGGCTGATCCCAATAGCACGCCACGCACTTGGCTTCGTGCCAGCCGTCCGCCTGGTGCACCTGCACGCCGTCCACGGTCACATAGAACGTCTCCGGCGACGCCTCCGCCGGCGGCGCTTTCCACTCCGCCATGGCCGCGGCCCGCTGCTGCCCCTGCTGCGCCGCCACCCCGCCCACCCGCTCCGTCAGCCGCTCAATCGTCGCTTCGCTCAGCCGCTGACCGGTCAGCGCGTACAACGTGGACGCGGCGCTGGCAAACGTGTTCTCAATCCCCAAGAGCGCCGCCGCCTTCGCCAGACCGACGCTCTCGGCCCCCGCCCCCAACCCCACCCGCTCGTCGTACGGCAACGCCGACCGGCCGCAAGACCGGCAGCGGTAGTACGCACGCCGAATCCCGATCTGACCCATCTGCGTCGCAATCAGCTTGGGCCGCTGATCCACAAACCGCTGCGCCCCGCCGCACCCGCACACCCGGCTGGTTCCCTCATACCCCAGCTTCTGCCGCCCCAAATGAAGCTCGACCGCTCTTGCCCCGATCCGCCGAACCGCCTCCAGAACCGCCGTTTCCACCTGCGTCAGATCGTCCGACAGAATCGCCCCATCCTCCCCGCAAAACGCCAACACCTGCTCGGCAACGCTGGTAAGATCCACGTTTGGCCCTCCTTGGCCAATGGCTCGCTCAAACTCCACGCCATTGAAACCGAGGACAGGGCCTTTGTCTTTTACCCACTAAGTTGATGCCGACCCACTGCTGTACGTTTGCGTGGCAGCTTCGGCGGGGTCGCAATCCGAGCCCCAATCGCGAGCGCGCGGGTGTTGGTACGAGTGTCACCCGATCGTGAAAATGCCCACGCGCTTGCGCTTGGGGCTCGGTTCCCATTGGGCCTCCGCCAAACCTGTCGCGCAACCCTGCTATACTGCGCCTCAAATGCGATTCACCTTCCGACCCCTGACGCCCGACCGCTGGCGCGACCTGGAAGCGCTCTTCGGGCAGCGCGGCGCGTGCGGCGGCTGCTGGTGCATGTGGTGGCGCGTGCGGGCCACAGAGTTCAACAAGAACAAGGGAGACCGCAACCGGGCGGCGTTCCGCGCCGTCGTCGCCGCCGGCCCGCCGCCTGGGCTGTTGGCCTACGCCGGCGCGGCGCCGGTCGGCTGGTGCGCAGTGGCGCCGCGGCAGACCTACGTGCGCCTTGCGACGTCGCGTGTGCTCGCGCCGCTCGACGCGCAGCCGGTCTGGTCGATCACCTGTTTCTTCATCGCCGCCACGTGGCGCCGGAAGGGGCTGAGCACGGCTCTGATCCGCGCCGCGGTGACGTTTGCGCGCTCGCATGGGGCGAAGATTATCGAAGGCTATCCGGTGGAGCCGCGTCGCGGGGCGATTCCCGCGGCCTTTGCGTGGACGGGCCTGCCGCGGGCGTTCGAGAAGGCCGGCTTTCAGGAGGCAACGCGGCGCTCGCCGACGCGGCCGATTATGCGGAAGAGCGTTCGGCCCGTGGCGCGGGCGATCTCCACGCCGCCAAACTAACGTAGCCAGTAAAAATTGTGCATCATGGGTGGGACGGGCGTCTCGCCCGTCTACGCGCGACGGGCGAGACGCCCGTCCCACCCAATTGCGCGAGTGCCGCGTGCCATTGCCGGCTGGCTCGACCTGCGACGGTTCATGCGGTAGATAGGCGACATGTCCTCGTGGCTTGATACGCTCGACAGCCATCAGCAGGTCGTCGCGGCGCTGCGCGACGCCGGACCGGTGCTCGATGCCGTTGTCGGCGTCCTGATCGACGCCTTTCGCGCGGGCCGCCGCGTGTACATCTTCGGCAACGGCGGGAGCGCGGCGGACGCCCAGCACATCGCAGCCGAGTTGCTGGGGCGCTTCAAGCAGGATCGCCGGGCTCTGGCGGCCGTCGCGCTCACGACCGACTCGTCGACGCTTACGGCCGTCGGCAACGACCTGGGATTTGAACAGGTGTTCGCGCGGCAGATTGAAGCGTTAGTGCTGCCTGGCGACGTGGTTTGGGCGCTGAGCACCAGCGGCGAGTCGCCCAATGTGCTCGCCGCACTGGCTGCCGCGCGCCGCCGGCAGGCGATCACGGTGGGCTTCACCGGCCAAACCGGCGGGAAGATGACGGAGCTATGCCGCCACATTCTTCGCATCCCGCATGTCGCCAGCGACCGGATACAGGAGGGGCACCTGCTGGCGTATCACTACGTCTGCGAGCGGGTCGAGGCGGCTTTCGTGTCGCGGGCGGACGGCGCGTAGCGAGCAGGAAAGCTGCGCGCTACGGGCGTTTCGATCCGAGCCGCGCGCGTGAGCAAGCGGTTCATTGGACTCCGCTCCCTCACGGTCGCGGCTCGGAAAGAGCTCTGCAAAGCTTCTACAAACTCTCACTGCTCCGCCGCTGCCGCGCCGCCTCCGCCAGCACAATCGCCGCCGCGTGCGACAAGGGCAACGACCCGGCCGGGCTTTGCATCGGGATCGTCACCAGCAGATCGCAGATGCAGCGCACCGCGCCGCTCAGCCCGCGCTTCTCGCCCCCGATCGCCAGCACCGTCGGCGCGGTCAGATCGGCTGCGTGGATCGATCTCCGCGCGGCCGCGACCAGGCCGACCAGTTGAAAGCCGCGGCGTTGCAGCGATTGCAGCGGGCGCACGCCGTCAATCAGCACCAGGGGCAGCCTCTCGAACGCTCCGGAGGCCGGCCTGGCGACCTCGACCGGATCAAAGTCCCAGAGGTGTTTCTTGATGAGAAGCGCGTGCGCGCCGAGCGCCTCCGCCGTCCGCAGCGTGAACCCCAGGTTCCGCGCGTCGTCCACGCCCTCCAGCAAGAGCAGCAGCGGCGATCCGGCGGAGCGGTCGAGCGAGTCGAGCAGTTCATCGGCGGACATGCGCGGCTTCGGCGAGCAGATCGCGATCACGCCGCCGTGCGTGCCGCCGTGCGCGAGCGCGTTCAGCTCTTCGGCGGAAGCGGATCGGATTGGAACGCCGCGCTGGCTGGCCAGGTCGACGACGTCCTGCACGCGCTTCGCGTGCATGCCGCTGCGAATGAGGATGACCTGGAAACGGCGCTGAAAGGCGCGCAGCGCCGCGACGACGGATTGCCGGCCTTCGAGATGCTCCCAGTAGCGGTTCACGTCGGCAGCGTAGCGTTGCACCGCCTCGCGCGCAAGGCGCGCCGCGCAAGTCGCGGGTTAGGGCATGCTGCTTGGCTCGCCGTATCGCAGCCGGGCGATGCCGTAGCGGCGGACGCTTCGGACTCCGTCTCCGAACACGTCAATCATGTACAGTTGCCCGTAGCCGTCCGGGCCGATCCCAAGTCCACCCAGGCGATTGTAGATCGCGGTGGTGATGCCCACGTTCGGTGCATGTCCACTATTGCCACAGAACAGCACGACCCTGCCGGGGTGATCCTTCAGCATTCTGTCGATCAGCGCCTCGGCGGCGGCCGCAACGTCGGAATATGTTCTCGGGTCGATCAGAACCGGCTCAATGCCCAGCTTTTCGCAGAGCGGCGCAACCGTTTGGCGATTGCGAAGCAGGTCCGTGCAGTACACCGCCGAGACGCCGCTGTCGCACAGCGCATCGCGGAGCGCTTCCGCGCGGCGGGCGCCTTCGGGCAAGAGCGGCGGGTCAGCGCCGGGGTCGCGCTCGGCGTGGCGGATCAGCACGATCGTTGTCTCAGGCGACGCAACTATCGCGGGGAAGGTGACGCAACCTGAAAGCAGCAGCGGGATCAGCGCCAAGATTGCGGCGCACCGGACGCGCGTATTCCACACAGCATGGCTCCGAAGGGCACGGTTCGAACCGCTCGTCGCGAATCCTACCGCGGCGACCCGGCGCGTGCGGAACGGCGTGCCGAGGGGTCGCCGGCCGCGGGACCTCAACCCGCCGCTTGGCGCGGCGGGTTCGGGCGGATCGGCGCGGCGGCGCGGGACGAGGCGCGGCGATATATAATCCGACCAGTCTGAATTCGCGCCCGATAGCACGAAAGGCCGCACCATGCTGACGCCATATCGCCCCGAACCCTACGTGAATTTCGCCGAGCCGCAGCCGCGCGAGCAAATTGTCAAGGCACTGGCGCACGTGAAGAGCCAGCTTGGCCATGTCTACCCGCTGCGGATCGGCAAACACAAGATTGAGACGCGCGACACAATCAAGTCGATCGCGCCCGGCGCAAAGGACACGGTCGTCGGCCTGGTCGGCAAGGCCAGCGCCGAGCAGGCCAACCAGGCCATCGAGACCGCCGCCGAAACCTTCAAGACCTGGAGCCGCGTCGATCCCGAAACGCGGGCGCGCATTCTCTTCAAGGCGGCGGCGATCATGCGGCGGCGGGTGTATGAGCTGTCCGCGTGGATGTGCTACGAGGTCAGCAAGAGCTGGCTCGAAGCCTACGCCGATGTGTGTGAGACGATTGATTTCCTCGATTTCTACGGCCGCGAGATGGTGCGCCTCGGCGGGCCGCAGCCGGTGACGCCCTATCCCGGCGAGGACAACGAGGTTCGTTACATTCCGCTGGGGGTCACGGTTGTCATTCCGCCGTGGAACTTCCCGCTGGCGATCTGCACGGGCATGACGAGTGCGGCGATCGTCGCGGGCAACACGGTGGTGCTCAAGCCGGCCAGCACGTCGCCGGTGATCGCGGCCAAGATGGCGGAGGTGTTTGAAGAAGCGGGCCTGCCGCCGGGCGTGCTGAACTACGTGCCCGGCTCGGGCGGCACGATCGGCGACCTGATCGTCGAGCATCCGAAGACGCGGCTGATCGCGTTCACCGGGTCGCGCGACGTGGGCCTGCGCGTCTTTCAGAAGGCCGCTCAGCAATCGGCGGGGCAGATATGGCTGAAGCGCACCATTCTGGAAATGGGCGGGAAGGATTGCATCGTCGTCGATGAGACGGCCGATCTTGAGGCCGCGGCCG contains:
- a CDS encoding Acetyltransferase (GNAT) family protein, which gives rise to MRFTFRPLTPDRWRDLEALFGQRGACGGCWCMWWRVRATEFNKNKGDRNRAAFRAVVAAGPPPGLLAYAGAAPVGWCAVAPRQTYVRLATSRVLAPLDAQPVWSITCFFIAATWRRKGLSTALIRAAVTFARSHGAKIIEGYPVEPRRGAIPAAFAWTGLPRAFEKAGFQEATRRSPTRPIMRKSVRPVARAISTPPN
- the gmhA1 gene encoding Phosphoheptose isomerase 1, whose amino-acid sequence is MSSWLDTLDSHQQVVAALRDAGPVLDAVVGVLIDAFRAGRRVYIFGNGGSAADAQHIAAELLGRFKQDRRALAAVALTTDSSTLTAVGNDLGFEQVFARQIEALVLPGDVVWALSTSGESPNVLAALAAARRRQAITVGFTGQTGGKMTELCRHILRIPHVASDRIQEGHLLAYHYVCERVEAAFVSRADGA
- the rlmB gene encoding 23S rRNA (guanosine-2'-O-)-methyltransferase RlmB, producing MQRYAADVNRYWEHLEGRQSVVAALRAFQRRFQVILIRSGMHAKRVQDVVDLASQRGVPIRSASAEELNALAHGGTHGGVIAICSPKPRMSADELLDSLDRSAGSPLLLLLEGVDDARNLGFTLRTAEALGAHALLIKKHLWDFDPVEVARPASGAFERLPLVLIDGVRPLQSLQRRGFQLVGLVAAARRSIHAADLTAPTVLAIGGEKRGLSGAVRCICDLLVTIPMQSPAGSLPLSHAAAIVLAEAARQRRSSESL
- a CDS encoding Histidine phosphatase superfamily (branch 1), encoding MWNTRVRCAAILALIPLLLSGCVTFPAIVASPETTIVLIRHAERDPGADPPLLPEGARRAEALRDALCDSGVSAVYCTDLLRNRQTVAPLCEKLGIEPVLIDPRTYSDVAAAAEALIDRMLKDHPGRVVLFCGNSGHAPNVGITTAIYNRLGGLGIGPDGYGQLYMIDVFGDGVRSVRRYGIARLRYGEPSSMP
- the rocA1_2 gene encoding 1-pyrroline-5-carboxylate dehydrogenase 1, which gives rise to MLTPYRPEPYVNFAEPQPREQIVKALAHVKSQLGHVYPLRIGKHKIETRDTIKSIAPGAKDTVVGLVGKASAEQANQAIETAAETFKTWSRVDPETRARILFKAAAIMRRRVYELSAWMCYEVSKSWLEAYADVCETIDFLDFYGREMVRLGGPQPVTPYPGEDNEVRYIPLGVTVVIPPWNFPLAICTGMTSAAIVAGNTVVLKPASTSPVIAAKMAEVFEEAGLPPGVLNYVPGSGGTIGDLIVEHPKTRLIAFTGSRDVGLRVFQKAAQQSAGQIWLKRTILEMGGKDCIVVDETADLEAAADGVVAAAFGFQGQKCSACSRLIAHRDVYEKLLEMIASRTNRLTIGDTTLENNFYMGAVIDESAFKSISEYIDIGKREGRQVTIDAKAPGGGYFIPPTIIADCDRKARVCQEEIFGPVLSVMKARDFDDALDIANGTEFGLTGALYSNDRFRLERARREFHVGNLYLNRKCTGALVDVQPFGGFNMSGTDSKAGGRDYLLLFMQGKSITEKL